From Strigops habroptila isolate Jane chromosome 1, bStrHab1.2.pri, whole genome shotgun sequence, a single genomic window includes:
- the LOC115612977 gene encoding lanosterol 14-alpha demethylase — translation MLNLMEVGGTLLERVAVGNALSLVLAASAFVLSLGYLFQLGYRRHVGSEHKKYPPFISSSIPFFGHAVAFGKSPIEFLENAYDKYGPVFSFSMLGKTFTYLLGSDAAALLFNSKNEDLNAEDVYSRLTTPVFGKGVAYDIPNAVFLEQKKMLKTGLNIAQFKQHVSVIEEETKEYFKAWGESGEKNLFEAFSELIILTASHCLHGKEIRGLLNEKVAQLYADLDGGFSHAAWILPGWLPLPSFRRRDRAHREIKNIFYNVIQKRRNSERKEDDMLQTLLDASYRDGRPLTDDEVAGMLIGLLLAGQHTSSTTSAWLGFFLARDKSIQEKCYAEQKAVCGDDLPPLSYDQLKDLSLLDRCLKETLRLRPPIMTIMRMARTPQTIAGYTIPPGHQVCVSPTVNQRLRDTWRDALDFKPDRYLRDNPAAGEKFAYVPFGAGRHRCIGENFAYVQIKTIWSTLLRLYEFDLVNGYFPTINYTTMIHTPTNPIIRYKRRSP, via the exons ATGCTGAACCTCATGGAGGTCGGCGGGACCCTGCTGGAGCGGGTGGCGGTCGGCAACGCCCTGTCCCTGGTGCTGGCCGCCTCCGCCTTCGTGCTGAGCCTCGGCTACCTGTTCCAGCTGGGCTACCGGCGGCACGTCGGCTCCGAGCACAAG aaataCCCACCTTTCATTTCATCAAGCATCCCTTTCTTTGGACATGCAGTCGCATTTGGGAAAAGTCCCATTGAATTTTTGGAGAATGCTTATGACAAG tATGGACCTGTGTTCAGTTTCAGTATGCTTGGCAAGACATTCACATACTTACTGGGtagtgatgctgctgctctaCTCTtcaacagtaaaaatgaagatttgAATGCAGAGGATGTATACTCTCGGTTAACCACACCAGTTTTTGGCAAGGGCGTTGCTTATGATATCCCTAATGCG GTGTTTTTGGAGCAGAAGAAGATGCTCAAAACTGGCCTAAACATTGCCCAGTTTAAACAGCATGTTTCGGTGattgaagaagaaacaaaagagtaTTTCAAAGCATGGGGAGAGAGTGGagaaaaaa ACCTGTTTGAAGCCTTTTCAGAACTTATCATTTTGACAGCAAGTCACTGCTTACACGGGAAAGAGATAAGAGGCTTGCTGAATGAGAAGGTGGCTCAGCTGTATGCTGACCTGGATGGGGGTTTTAGTCATGCTGCCTGGATTCTGCCAGGTTGGCTTCCTCTGCCGAGCTTCAG GCGTCGAGACCgagcacacagagaaataaagaatatcTTCTACAACGTTATCCAGAAACGTCGAAACTCTGAGAGAAAGGAGGATGACATGCTCCAAACTCTACTTGATGCTTCATACAG GGACGGGCGCCCGCTGACAGACGATGAAGTTGCTGGGATGCTCATCGGGCTGCTCCTGGCCGGGCAGCACACGTCCTCCACCACCAGCGCCTGGCTTGGCTTCTTCTTAGCCAGAGACAAATCCATACAAGAGAAGTGCtatgcagaacaaaaagcagtCTGTGGGGATGATCTGCCACCATTAAGTTATGACCAG ctCAAGGATCTCAGTTTGCTGGATCGCTGTCTAAAAGAAACTTTAAGGCTTAGACCTCCTATAATGACCATAATGAGGATGGCCAGGACTCCCCAG ACTATTGCTGGATATACTATTCCCCCTGGCCATCAGGTCTGTGTATCTCCCACTGTTAACCAGAGACTCAGGGACACCTGGAGAGACGCCCTAGACTTCAAGCCTGACCGGTATCTCCGAGATAacccagcagctggagagaagTTTGCGTATGTTCCATTTGGCGCTG GCCGTCATCGCTGCATCGGAGAAAACTTTGCTTATGTTCAGATTAAGACTATTTGGTCTACTTTGCTTCGCCTGTATGAATTTGATCTTGTTAATGGCTATTTTCCAACTATAAATTACACGACAATGATACATACTCCTACTAACCCCATTATCAGGTATAAAAGGAGGTCACCGTAA